The Paenibacillus sophorae genome has a segment encoding these proteins:
- a CDS encoding DMT family transporter produces the protein MIILAYSLVCLIFGTTFLAIKIGVDAGAPPFFSAGLRFFAAGAALLLWMSWKRKASFSLLLRKETALTGLGLTFGTFAALYWAEQYVSSGLAAVLSATGPIMILLLQTFLLRQKASSLSLAGCLIGFTGVLLLVLPSLSLSASPLWLAGCAVILIGEWAYASGTLYTRTVTARLPDVHPIALNAAQMIYGGALMLLLSLFAERPSISFLLSWRASGSFLYLTVIGSMVGHSLYYWLVAKTNPVFPSTWLYISPPIAVGVGIFFYDETVSWMTLLGVITIIGGTMLVNAKALKQLLARFAPGSALNRRSAGISAFGDGFRMHQKINNED, from the coding sequence ATGATTATTTTGGCTTACAGCCTCGTATGTCTGATCTTCGGCACGACCTTTCTGGCGATTAAAATCGGCGTGGACGCCGGAGCCCCTCCCTTTTTCTCTGCAGGACTGCGGTTTTTCGCCGCAGGAGCGGCGCTGCTGCTGTGGATGTCGTGGAAACGGAAAGCTTCCTTCTCCCTGCTGCTGCGTAAAGAAACGGCGCTGACGGGACTCGGGCTGACCTTCGGCACATTCGCCGCGCTGTATTGGGCCGAGCAGTACGTCTCCTCCGGTCTTGCCGCCGTACTCTCCGCCACCGGACCGATCATGATTCTGCTGCTTCAGACGTTCCTGCTTCGGCAAAAAGCTTCCTCCCTGTCTCTGGCCGGCTGTCTCATCGGCTTTACGGGTGTGCTTCTGCTGGTCCTGCCCAGTCTGTCTCTCAGCGCCTCCCCGCTCTGGCTTGCCGGCTGCGCCGTCATTCTGATCGGGGAATGGGCCTACGCTTCGGGCACCCTGTATACCCGGACCGTCACCGCCCGTCTTCCGGATGTTCATCCTATCGCGCTGAATGCGGCGCAAATGATTTATGGCGGCGCGCTGATGCTCCTGCTCTCCCTCTTCGCGGAGCGGCCAAGCATCAGCTTTCTTCTCTCCTGGAGGGCTTCAGGCTCCTTTCTCTATCTGACGGTCATCGGTTCCATGGTCGGCCACAGCCTGTACTACTGGCTCGTTGCCAAGACGAACCCTGTCTTCCCGTCCACGTGGCTTTACATCTCGCCGCCGATCGCGGTCGGTGTGGGCATCTTTTTTTATGACGAGACGGTTTCATGGATGACCCTGCTGGGTGTAATAACTATCATAGGCGGGACCATGCTTGTCAATGCGAAAGCCTTGAAGCAGCTGCTCGCCAGATTCGCCCCCGGTTCGGCTCTTAACAGACGGTCCGCAGGGATATCTGCTTTTGGAGATGGCTTCCGTATGCATCAAAAGATTAATAATGAGGATTAA
- a CDS encoding nucleoside recognition domain-containing protein, translating to MEQQHVIKGSSALDSLIAEAEKLTSGGIRDDIVGGIYGVSASICREAVTYRDRSKLKSTHKLDQIVTSKIWGFPIMLAILGAVFWITIAGANYPSGWLASLFGFIEGYLTAGFQAVNAPAWLHGVLVLGLYRGTSWVISVMLPPMAIFFPVFALLENFGYLPRVAFNMDRLFKKSGGHGKQALTMSMGFGCNAAAILSTRIIESPRERMLAILTNNFVPCNGRWPTLILLASLFMAGAATTGALKSLTTAGILMGLVLLGIVVTLTVSWIMSKTALRGVPTHYTLELPPYRKPQVWKTILVSSKDKSLNVLTRAIVIAAPAGIATWILGNIVIGGDSILNHMASFFDPFAHLLGLDGYIIMAFILGLPANEIVLPILMMGYMSSGAMVDVDSLGNIKDIFLQHGWTWLTALNMMLFSLLHYPCGTTLVNIYKETKSIKWAVLSAVIPLGIAIAVTFAVAQAAYAFGWV from the coding sequence ATGGAGCAACAGCATGTCATTAAAGGAAGCAGCGCGCTGGATTCCCTGATTGCTGAAGCCGAAAAGCTGACCAGCGGCGGCATTCGTGACGACATTGTCGGCGGCATCTACGGCGTCTCTGCAAGCATCTGCCGGGAGGCTGTCACCTACCGCGACCGCAGCAAATTGAAGAGCACGCATAAGCTTGATCAGATCGTAACCTCAAAAATCTGGGGCTTCCCGATCATGCTCGCCATACTCGGCGCCGTATTCTGGATTACGATCGCCGGGGCGAACTATCCATCCGGCTGGCTGGCCTCCCTGTTCGGCTTCATTGAAGGCTATCTGACCGCCGGATTCCAGGCGGTTAATGCCCCGGCCTGGCTGCACGGCGTGCTTGTGCTCGGCTTATACCGGGGAACGTCCTGGGTCATCAGCGTCATGCTGCCGCCGATGGCGATCTTCTTTCCCGTCTTCGCCCTGCTCGAGAACTTCGGTTATCTCCCGCGCGTCGCCTTCAACATGGACCGCCTGTTCAAGAAGTCGGGCGGCCACGGCAAGCAGGCCCTGACCATGTCGATGGGCTTCGGCTGCAACGCTGCCGCCATCCTCTCCACGCGGATCATCGAGTCGCCGCGCGAACGGATGCTGGCGATTCTGACCAATAATTTCGTCCCGTGCAACGGCCGGTGGCCGACGCTGATCCTGCTGGCGTCCCTGTTCATGGCGGGAGCCGCAACGACTGGAGCGCTGAAATCGCTGACCACCGCTGGTATCCTTATGGGGCTTGTGCTATTGGGCATCGTGGTCACGCTGACCGTCTCCTGGATCATGTCCAAGACGGCGCTGCGCGGCGTGCCCACGCATTACACCCTGGAGCTGCCTCCATACCGGAAGCCGCAGGTCTGGAAGACGATCCTGGTTTCTTCCAAGGATAAGTCCCTGAACGTGCTGACGCGGGCCATCGTGATCGCCGCGCCAGCCGGAATCGCCACCTGGATACTGGGTAATATTGTCATCGGAGGAGACAGCATTCTGAATCATATGGCGTCTTTCTTCGATCCCTTCGCGCATCTGCTCGGACTGGACGGCTATATCATTATGGCGTTTATCCTCGGCCTGCCCGCGAACGAAATAGTGCTGCCGATCCTGATGATGGGCTACATGTCGTCGGGAGCCATGGTCGATGTCGACAGCCTCGGAAATATCAAGGATATCTTTCTCCAGCACGGCTGGACGTGGCTGACGGCGCTTAACATGATGCTGTTCTCACTGCTGCATTATCCGTGCGGCACGACGCTGGTTAACATCTACAAGGAAACGAAAAGCATAAAATGGGCCGTGCTGTCGGCCGTCATCCCGCTCGGCATCGCCATTGCCGTAACCTTCGCGGTGGCGCAGGCGGCATACGCCTTCGGCTGGGTGTAA
- a CDS encoding PLP-dependent aminotransferase family protein: MNKISGNEQHPLFRQVYEYMTARIERGEWRVHDKLPSVRLLAEELRIHRLTVFKAYQRLKEDGKVYVRDKSGYYVAPAAAPGGCDKAGTDLGYRICNRLSDIQRMPVKYQFSQALIDPNLLPNLYLSDYVKEVFDRYPKVMGTYSSVEGDYELREFLSGHFRVSRLLQVEPEELLITSGAQQAINLIASIMLMPMDCVMVERPTYGAALDIFRQRGARLLAVDITPDGYNLDEIGKLMEQYRPRLFYINPTHHNPTGYTVPVWQRKRLVELAERYRCLIVEDDPFRDMYFAAEPPPPIFSYDTEGWVVYLGSFSKYVAPGLRICAVICRFPLMDKLIAAKFMADNGTPLLNQKIFLHYFTSPRLQGHLAKLRIALQVHKEIAERELAGTGWRWTAPQGGLNLWVNLPEHIPPETLFRKSMEQSIAFVPGEICDPQGEMKSWIRLSYSFTPEDVLREGMRKLAEIARSL, translated from the coding sequence ATGAATAAGATATCCGGCAACGAGCAGCATCCGCTGTTCCGGCAGGTCTATGAATATATGACCGCCCGGATCGAACGCGGCGAGTGGAGAGTGCATGACAAGCTGCCGTCGGTCCGGCTGCTGGCGGAGGAGCTCCGGATTCACCGGCTGACCGTCTTCAAAGCCTACCAGCGGCTGAAAGAGGATGGCAAGGTCTATGTCAGGGACAAGTCCGGCTATTATGTGGCGCCTGCGGCGGCGCCCGGGGGATGCGATAAAGCGGGGACGGACTTGGGATACCGGATCTGCAATCGGCTCTCGGACATTCAGCGCATGCCGGTCAAATACCAGTTCTCCCAAGCGCTGATCGACCCCAATTTGCTGCCGAATCTGTATTTGTCCGACTATGTCAAAGAGGTGTTCGACAGGTACCCGAAGGTGATGGGCACCTACTCCAGCGTAGAGGGCGATTATGAGCTGCGTGAATTCTTAAGCGGTCATTTCCGTGTGAGCAGATTGCTTCAGGTCGAGCCGGAGGAACTGCTAATTACTTCGGGCGCCCAGCAGGCGATCAATCTGATTGCAAGCATCATGCTTATGCCGATGGACTGCGTGATGGTGGAGCGGCCGACCTACGGTGCGGCGCTGGATATTTTCCGCCAGCGGGGGGCGCGTTTGCTTGCTGTAGATATTACGCCAGACGGCTACAATTTGGACGAAATCGGGAAGTTGATGGAGCAGTACAGACCCCGGCTCTTCTACATCAATCCCACGCACCATAATCCGACCGGATATACCGTTCCCGTATGGCAGCGCAAACGGCTTGTCGAACTGGCCGAGCGTTACCGCTGCCTGATCGTCGAGGACGATCCTTTTCGCGATATGTATTTTGCCGCCGAACCGCCGCCGCCGATTTTTTCCTACGACACGGAAGGCTGGGTTGTGTACCTCGGCAGCTTCAGCAAATACGTGGCGCCGGGCCTTCGCATTTGCGCCGTCATCTGCCGGTTTCCATTGATGGACAAGCTGATCGCAGCGAAGTTCATGGCGGATAACGGGACGCCGCTGCTGAACCAGAAAATCTTTCTGCACTACTTCACTTCGCCGCGGCTTCAGGGGCATCTGGCCAAGCTCCGCATTGCCCTGCAGGTGCACAAGGAGATAGCAGAGCGTGAGCTTGCGGGGACCGGATGGAGGTGGACGGCTCCTCAGGGCGGTCTGAACCTCTGGGTGAACCTGCCGGAGCATATTCCGCCCGAAACGCTGTTTCGTAAAAGCATGGAGCAATCGATTGCGTTCGTGCCCGGCGAGATCTGCGATCCGCAGGGAGAAATGAAGTCGTGGATTCGCCTCAGCTATTCGTTTACCCCGGAAGATGTCTTACGCGAGGGGATGAGGAAGCTTGCGGAAATCGCGCGGAGCCTTTAA
- a CDS encoding FeoB small GTPase domain-containing protein, which produces MKSYTVAFAGNPNTGKSTLFNLLTGMRQHTGNWAGKTVITAEGTFTHNGKEYRAVDLPGTYSLYSNSADEEAARDYIIFEKPDVTLVVLDATSLERNLNLALQVLEITGRAVICINLIDEARRLGIDIDLKAISKRLGVPVTAISARNRTGIQELLNQVERVADGTFAAEPLRIQYSEEIERGIAELLPLVEQAVGGDYPARWIALRLLDGDESLLASLRKASLGIRDSVPKEVSGHGATACH; this is translated from the coding sequence ATGAAATCTTATACTGTAGCCTTTGCCGGCAACCCGAATACGGGAAAAAGCACACTGTTCAATCTGCTGACCGGAATGCGGCAGCACACCGGGAACTGGGCCGGCAAGACGGTCATTACCGCCGAAGGAACGTTTACACATAACGGCAAGGAATACCGCGCCGTCGATCTTCCGGGCACCTACTCCCTGTACTCCAACTCGGCCGATGAAGAGGCGGCCCGCGATTACATCATTTTTGAGAAACCGGACGTGACGCTTGTCGTGCTGGACGCCACCTCGCTGGAGCGGAACCTGAATCTAGCCCTGCAGGTGCTGGAAATTACCGGCCGCGCCGTGATTTGCATTAACCTGATCGACGAGGCGCGCAGGCTTGGCATCGACATCGACCTGAAGGCCATATCGAAGCGCCTTGGCGTACCGGTAACCGCCATTTCCGCCAGAAACAGAACCGGAATCCAGGAGCTGCTGAATCAGGTGGAACGGGTCGCGGACGGCACATTCGCCGCAGAACCCTTGCGGATTCAGTACAGTGAGGAAATTGAACGCGGCATCGCCGAGCTCCTCCCCCTCGTGGAGCAGGCTGTAGGCGGCGATTACCCCGCCAGGTGGATTGCGCTGCGGCTGCTGGACGGAGATGAGAGCCTGCTGGCTTCCCTCCGCAAGGCAAGCTTAGGAATACGGGATAGCGTCCCGAAGGAGGTGTCCGGCCATGGAGCAACAGCATGTCATTAA
- the ppdK gene encoding pyruvate, phosphate dikinase, whose amino-acid sequence MLKRVYRFEEGNAEMKNLLGGKGANLAEMTALGLPIPPGFTVTTEACQAYYAAGGKLPEGLMQEIHHALRGLEAGKSAEFGGVSRPLLVSVRSGSVTSMPGMMDTILNLGLNDDTVKGLAEQTGNERFALDCYRRFIQMFGDVVLGIHSIYFERLLEQSRKEHGRACDQEISAGEWKELIAKYKWIVEDRTGKPFPQDVRVQLKLAVEAVFRSWNNMRAKVYRKVYGIPDEQGTAVNIQAMVFGNLGSGSGTGVLFTRNPSTGERELYGEYLADAQGEDVVAGVRTPKPVSELRKELPVVYEQLSGAAGLLENHYRDMQDIEFTVENGSLYLLQTRGGKRTAQASIKIAVDLVEEGILSKEEAVSRIEPGHLDQLLHRSIAIPPELAPIAKGLPASPGAAVGLIALDADTAERWTKDGRKVVLVSTETSPDDIHGILAAEGVLTSRGGMTSHAAVVARGMGKPCICGCEALSIDYEDRSVSIGELTLAEGEEISLDASGGRVFQGGLSLSDPEITPELLKLLDYADEIRKLRIYANADTPHDALKAREFGAEGIGLCRTEHMFFSGSRLPIVQAMILAGGREERMLYLDRLLPMQQADFEDMFGAMDGLPVTVRLLDPPLHEFLPNLDQLREQCRKLEETGEDGEEVRKLKIMISKVNDLREVNPMLGLRGVRLGILFPEIYEMQIEAIFKAAQSALRRGVDVRPEIMIPLVGHPDELKRMRALVDEIGGQVLSEEFRGLGYRVGTMIEVPRAALLADTIAQHADFFSFGTNDLTQMTFGYSRDDAEGKFLNSYLDGNILKANPFQVLDQDGVGQLIQWAVTRGKAVKSFLKTGICGEHGGDRESISFCHRTGLEYVSCSPYRIPFARIAAAQAALLDRAEKPQIPAEKQVV is encoded by the coding sequence ATGCTGAAACGCGTGTACAGGTTTGAAGAAGGAAATGCGGAGATGAAGAACCTGCTTGGAGGAAAAGGAGCGAATCTAGCGGAAATGACGGCTCTTGGTCTTCCGATCCCCCCGGGTTTTACGGTAACCACGGAAGCTTGCCAGGCTTATTACGCAGCCGGAGGAAAGCTCCCCGAAGGACTGATGCAGGAGATTCATCATGCGCTGCGTGGTCTGGAGGCGGGGAAATCCGCGGAATTCGGAGGCGTAAGCCGGCCGCTGCTCGTATCCGTGCGTTCGGGGTCGGTAACCTCCATGCCGGGCATGATGGATACGATTCTGAACCTCGGGCTCAACGACGATACGGTCAAGGGGCTTGCGGAGCAGACAGGCAACGAAAGATTCGCTTTGGATTGCTACCGGCGATTTATTCAAATGTTCGGCGACGTCGTGCTGGGTATCCACTCGATTTATTTCGAACGGCTGCTGGAGCAATCCAGGAAAGAACACGGGCGTGCCTGCGATCAGGAGATCAGCGCCGGCGAGTGGAAAGAACTCATCGCCAAATACAAATGGATTGTGGAAGACCGCACCGGAAAGCCGTTTCCGCAGGATGTGCGCGTTCAATTGAAGCTGGCGGTGGAAGCTGTATTCCGCAGTTGGAACAACATGAGAGCCAAGGTATACCGGAAAGTGTACGGGATCCCGGATGAGCAGGGAACGGCGGTCAATATCCAGGCGATGGTATTCGGCAATCTCGGCTCCGGCAGCGGAACCGGCGTATTGTTTACCCGCAATCCCTCCACTGGAGAACGGGAATTATACGGTGAATATCTGGCAGACGCCCAAGGCGAAGACGTTGTAGCCGGAGTGCGTACGCCTAAGCCTGTCAGCGAGCTGCGCAAAGAACTGCCGGTCGTCTATGAACAGCTCTCGGGTGCTGCCGGACTTCTGGAAAATCATTACCGGGATATGCAGGATATCGAGTTCACCGTCGAGAACGGCAGCCTGTACCTGCTGCAGACCCGAGGCGGCAAACGGACGGCGCAGGCCTCCATCAAGATCGCCGTGGACTTGGTGGAGGAGGGCATCCTCTCCAAAGAAGAAGCCGTCAGCCGGATCGAGCCGGGACATCTGGATCAGCTGCTGCACCGCTCCATCGCCATCCCGCCGGAGCTTGCGCCGATTGCGAAAGGTCTGCCGGCCTCTCCCGGAGCGGCCGTCGGCTTGATTGCGCTGGATGCAGATACCGCCGAGCGGTGGACCAAGGACGGCCGCAAGGTTGTGCTGGTCAGTACGGAGACCTCGCCGGACGATATTCACGGCATTTTGGCGGCGGAAGGCGTGCTGACGAGCCGGGGCGGCATGACCAGCCATGCCGCAGTCGTGGCGAGAGGCATGGGCAAGCCGTGCATCTGCGGCTGCGAGGCGCTGAGCATCGACTACGAAGACCGCAGCGTAAGCATAGGGGAGCTTACACTGGCGGAAGGCGAAGAAATTTCGCTGGACGCTTCCGGCGGGCGGGTATTCCAGGGAGGTCTGTCGCTCAGCGATCCGGAAATTACACCGGAGCTGCTTAAGCTGCTGGACTATGCGGATGAGATCCGCAAGCTTCGCATCTATGCGAACGCCGATACGCCGCATGACGCCCTGAAGGCGCGGGAATTCGGCGCGGAGGGGATCGGGTTGTGCCGGACGGAGCATATGTTTTTCTCGGGCAGCCGCCTTCCTATTGTCCAGGCGATGATTCTCGCGGGCGGCAGAGAGGAAAGGATGCTCTATCTGGACCGGCTGCTGCCGATGCAGCAAGCCGATTTTGAAGATATGTTCGGGGCAATGGACGGCCTGCCGGTGACGGTCCGGCTGCTGGACCCGCCGCTGCATGAGTTTTTGCCGAACCTGGATCAGCTAAGGGAGCAATGCCGCAAGCTTGAGGAGACCGGGGAGGACGGAGAAGAAGTCCGGAAGCTGAAGATTATGATCTCCAAAGTAAATGACCTGCGGGAGGTCAATCCGATGCTTGGCCTCAGGGGCGTCAGACTGGGCATTTTATTTCCGGAAATTTATGAAATGCAGATCGAGGCGATCTTTAAGGCCGCTCAATCGGCGCTCCGCAGGGGAGTGGATGTGCGTCCTGAAATCATGATTCCTCTCGTCGGGCATCCGGATGAGCTTAAACGCATGAGAGCGTTGGTCGACGAAATCGGGGGCCAGGTGCTCAGCGAGGAGTTCAGAGGGCTCGGGTACCGGGTGGGGACGATGATTGAAGTGCCCAGAGCCGCGCTGCTGGCGGATACTATCGCGCAGCATGCCGATTTTTTCTCCTTCGGCACGAACGATTTGACCCAGATGACTTTCGGATACAGCCGCGACGATGCGGAAGGAAAATTCCTGAATTCCTATCTGGACGGGAATATCCTCAAGGCCAATCCGTTCCAAGTGCTGGATCAGGACGGCGTCGGTCAATTGATCCAGTGGGCCGTAACCCGGGGCAAGGCGGTGAAGTCGTTCCTGAAGACGGGAATATGCGGCGAACACGGCGGCGACCGGGAATCGATTTCTTTTTGCCACCGCACGGGGCTTGAATATGTCAGCTGCTCCCCGTACCGGATTCCGTTCGCGCGCATAGCGGCGGCGCAGGCTGCTCTGCTTGACAGAGCGGAGAAACCGCAGATTCCGGCCGAGAAGCAGGTCGTTTAA
- the glpX gene encoding class II fructose-bisphosphatase has product MERELALEIVRVTELGALASASWIGRGDKDAADDAATTAIRSMFDSVSIDGTVVIGEGEMDDAPMLYIGEKVGNKRGPLVDVAVDPLEGTEVVAAGLQNAQSVIAIADKGSLLHAPDIYMEKLACGPELVGKLSIEDPVEITLTKAAHHLGKSLSEMTVMVLDRERHAKMINTLRQAGVRIKLLSHGDVAGAIAAALPDSDVDLYLGSGGAPEGVLAAAALKCLGGEMQGQLLPQGPFELQRCMRMGIANPTRVLYMDDMVGTGDVIFAATGVTSGDFLNGVRFIGKERAETHSVIMRAQSRTIRYIRSIHFLPGKEIPQGAAGKKVASL; this is encoded by the coding sequence ATGGAACGCGAATTGGCTCTTGAGATTGTACGGGTGACGGAACTGGGTGCTTTGGCTTCAGCAAGCTGGATTGGCCGCGGGGATAAGGATGCCGCCGATGATGCGGCGACAACGGCTATTCGTTCCATGTTCGATTCCGTCTCCATCGACGGGACCGTAGTCATTGGCGAAGGCGAAATGGACGACGCCCCCATGCTGTATATCGGCGAGAAAGTCGGCAACAAGCGCGGCCCGCTCGTCGATGTGGCCGTCGATCCGCTGGAAGGCACGGAGGTCGTCGCCGCCGGGCTGCAGAACGCCCAATCGGTCATCGCCATTGCCGATAAAGGCAGCCTGCTGCACGCGCCGGACATCTACATGGAGAAGCTGGCCTGCGGTCCCGAGCTGGTCGGCAAGCTCAGCATTGAAGACCCCGTTGAAATTACGCTGACCAAAGCTGCCCACCATCTTGGCAAGTCACTGTCCGAGATGACCGTCATGGTGCTGGACCGCGAGCGGCATGCGAAGATGATTAACACCCTCCGCCAAGCAGGAGTACGCATCAAGCTGCTCAGCCACGGCGATGTGGCGGGAGCAATCGCAGCCGCTCTGCCGGACAGCGATGTCGACCTGTACCTCGGCTCCGGCGGCGCTCCGGAAGGCGTGCTTGCCGCAGCGGCGCTGAAATGCCTCGGCGGCGAAATGCAGGGCCAACTGCTGCCGCAAGGTCCGTTCGAGCTGCAGCGCTGCATGCGGATGGGCATTGCCAATCCGACGCGCGTGCTGTACATGGACGACATGGTTGGAACGGGCGATGTGATTTTTGCCGCCACCGGGGTAACCTCCGGTGATTTCCTGAATGGCGTCCGCTTCATCGGCAAAGAACGCGCAGAGACGCATTCCGTCATCATGCGGGCGCAAAGCCGGACGATCCGCTACATCCGCAGCATCCATTTCCTTCCGGGCAAGGAAATCCCGCAAGGAGCTGCGGGAAAGAAGGTTGCTTCCCTGTAA
- a CDS encoding pyruvate, water dikinase regulatory protein, producing MIDTEGEEAEHGRWIVICSDAVGETADAVVSAALRQFEALPARIKRFSHISGGREIREAVREAAERRTFIVYTFAQPELSEMMISEAAAHGIRAVDIMGPVISAISMTFHNQPLARPGLESRMNEAYFRRVEAVEFAVKYDDGRDSRGIGLAEIVLIGVSRTSKTPLSIYLAHKGYKVANYPLTPEVRAPQELFQIPSRRIFGLTMELEAILKIRAERLRSLGLHADADYAAAHRIVEEFTYAEELMRRIGCKVIDVSDKSIEETAGLIIDCIQ from the coding sequence ATGATAGATACCGAAGGGGAAGAGGCAGAACACGGCCGCTGGATCGTCATTTGCTCGGACGCCGTGGGGGAAACGGCCGATGCCGTTGTAAGCGCGGCCTTGCGCCAGTTTGAGGCCCTGCCCGCCCGGATCAAACGCTTCAGCCATATTTCCGGCGGGAGGGAAATCCGCGAGGCGGTGCGTGAAGCCGCCGAGCGGCGCACGTTTATTGTCTATACCTTTGCGCAGCCGGAGTTAAGCGAAATGATGATTAGTGAGGCTGCTGCTCACGGCATAAGGGCCGTGGATATTATGGGCCCCGTCATTTCGGCGATCTCGATGACCTTCCATAATCAGCCCCTTGCCCGGCCCGGACTGGAAAGCAGGATGAATGAAGCGTATTTTCGCCGGGTCGAGGCCGTGGAATTTGCCGTGAAATATGATGACGGACGGGATTCGCGGGGAATCGGCCTTGCCGAGATCGTGCTGATCGGAGTCTCCCGCACCTCAAAGACCCCGCTTAGCATATACCTGGCCCATAAGGGCTACAAGGTGGCGAACTATCCATTGACGCCGGAGGTCAGGGCTCCGCAGGAGCTGTTTCAGATCCCGAGCCGCCGTATTTTCGGGCTGACGATGGAGCTGGAAGCGATTCTCAAGATCCGTGCCGAACGGCTGAGATCGCTGGGGCTGCATGCTGACGCGGACTACGCGGCGGCTCACCGCATTGTGGAGGAGTTCACTTACGCCGAGGAACTGATGAGGCGGATCGGCTGCAAGGTAATCGATGTGTCTGATAAATCCATTGAGGAAACCGCGGGTTTGATTATCGACTGCATTCAATAA
- a CDS encoding helix-turn-helix transcriptional regulator, which translates to MEGFAIELTSRQLQIIDIVKKNAPITGEQIAEALRLSRPTIRADLSLLVMLDYIDAKPKVGYFPGGKSSRGLGSGYLLQETKVKDIQSVPIIIRETTTIHDAVVTLFLQDVGTLIICDEDGKLTGVASRKDFLKVTLGNPGTASIPVSMVMTRQPKLITVGPDDTVLDAAHKMIFHEVDSLPVVVPCEGEEAIGKLDVVGRLTKTSIVKLLLDTEAKG; encoded by the coding sequence GTGGAGGGATTTGCAATCGAACTAACTTCCCGGCAACTACAAATTATCGACATTGTTAAAAAGAACGCTCCAATCACCGGCGAGCAGATTGCCGAAGCTTTGCGGCTTAGCCGCCCGACCATCCGCGCAGACCTGTCACTGCTGGTCATGCTCGACTACATCGACGCCAAGCCGAAGGTCGGCTATTTCCCGGGAGGGAAATCTTCCAGAGGTCTTGGCAGCGGCTATCTGTTGCAGGAAACGAAGGTCAAGGATATTCAAAGCGTGCCTATTATTATCCGGGAGACCACAACGATTCACGATGCGGTCGTTACCCTGTTCCTCCAGGATGTCGGCACACTCATCATTTGCGACGAAGATGGCAAGCTAACCGGGGTCGCCTCCCGCAAGGATTTCCTGAAAGTCACCCTTGGCAATCCCGGAACTGCATCCATACCGGTCAGCATGGTTATGACACGGCAGCCCAAGCTCATTACGGTCGGACCCGACGACACGGTGCTGGACGCCGCGCACAAAATGATTTTTCACGAGGTAGACAGTTTGCCGGTAGTGGTTCCCTGCGAGGGAGAAGAAGCCATTGGAAAGCTGGACGTGGTAGGGCGGCTGACCAAGACTTCCATCGTAAAGCTTCTCCTCGATACCGAAGCCAAAGGATAA
- a CDS encoding pyruvate, water dikinase regulatory protein produces MDEPSHFITICSDSLGDTAEAVVQAVLHQFENQRVTIKRYGNVRHEDELRKLLEEAAKHNGFVAYTLVQPELRETIREEAVRLDLRIVDIMGPMMQAFIDIFNDEPRQRPGLLHQLDENYFRRIEAIEFTVASDDGRDLGAMLKADIVLLGMSRTSKTPLGIFLAHRGKKVVNYPIVPEISPPGQLFKLPPQRMIGLTMEPEHMLKIRSERLKVLGLPVDSQYASLERIKEEIKYAEALFERLGCPVIDITDKAIEETAGLIMGYI; encoded by the coding sequence ATGGATGAGCCTTCACATTTCATTACGATATGCTCAGATTCTTTAGGGGATACGGCGGAAGCTGTCGTTCAGGCCGTCTTACACCAATTCGAGAATCAGCGTGTCACAATCAAACGGTACGGAAATGTAAGACATGAAGATGAGCTGCGAAAGCTGCTAGAGGAAGCCGCCAAGCATAACGGCTTTGTCGCCTATACCCTGGTGCAGCCGGAGCTGCGGGAGACGATCCGCGAGGAAGCGGTCCGGCTGGACCTGCGCATCGTGGACATTATGGGGCCGATGATGCAGGCGTTCATCGATATTTTCAACGATGAGCCCCGGCAAAGGCCAGGCCTGCTGCATCAACTCGATGAGAATTATTTCCGGCGGATCGAGGCGATTGAATTCACCGTCGCCTCCGACGACGGCCGGGATCTTGGTGCCATGCTAAAAGCGGATATTGTGCTGCTAGGCATGTCGCGCACCTCGAAGACGCCGCTTGGCATCTTTCTTGCCCATCGCGGCAAGAAAGTGGTCAATTATCCGATCGTGCCGGAGATCAGCCCGCCGGGCCAGTTGTTCAAGCTTCCACCCCAGCGGATGATCGGACTGACGATGGAGCCGGAGCATATGCTGAAGATCCGGTCGGAGCGTCTTAAGGTGCTGGGACTTCCAGTCGACTCCCAGTATGCGAGCCTGGAACGGATCAAGGAAGAGATCAAGTACGCCGAAGCGCTCTTCGAGCGGCTCGGCTGCCCGGTCATCGACATTACTGACAAGGCGATCGAAGAAACTGCCGGACTTATTATGGGTTACATTTAA